One Halobacterium zhouii genomic region harbors:
- a CDS encoding V-type ATP synthase subunit I, which yields MLRPEKMSKVSVTGSRRVLGDVIEAIHELDLVHLSDYDGSIEGFENGDPLEGADDASDKLVTVRSLKSMLGVTDDDAGPTRIVTEDALETELEEIRVEVNELDDRRNELEDELRATEERIDAVEPFADLGIDLDLLSGYDNLQVAVGQADPEDVRDELAQSESIEFFEVFAGDDTVAAFARPRDDDEDALDDALVGVDFARLEVPDAETSPEAYVEELEHERQKLESKLGGIENELEDLRLEHAGFLLAAEEKLAIDVQKTEIPLQFATTEHAFVAEGWLPSGEYSAFVESVQSAVGEHAAVEELEQAAYEPAGHGHHAPSDDEAAEAAEDDGEGPAVSEAAADDDTEAPKAETDGGTNAEFDSDDSPPVIQNNPGPAKPFEALTQVINRPKYTEIDPTIILFLTFPLFYGFMIGDLGYGILYTALGYWVYSSFESETLRSIGAVAVWAGVSTAIFGVLYGEVFGLHLVTEYLWQGVVGLEHAPIKKGLHSTEFANLWLTLSLVAGALHLAVGYVFGIINESRAHGITTAITESGAKLMLMAGVTVWLFSTHIQSGGGPRPPFLYEVAQFSPTVGMAALVVALVGLVLLTIGEGAVGFVESPTYALVHTVSYTRIAAVLLAKAGMAYVVNLLVFGAYHHHGATHFALGGHFPQAAEVLFPGLLWQGPVGVIGGILVLLLGHALVLALGVTSAGLQALRLEYVEFFNKFYEGGGEKYNPFGYKRNYTTED from the coding sequence ATGCTCAGACCTGAGAAGATGAGCAAGGTCTCGGTGACGGGCTCCCGGCGCGTGCTGGGGGACGTCATCGAGGCGATTCACGAACTCGACCTCGTTCACCTCTCGGACTACGACGGCTCCATCGAGGGGTTCGAGAACGGCGACCCGCTCGAGGGCGCCGACGACGCCTCGGACAAGCTCGTCACGGTACGGTCACTCAAATCGATGCTCGGCGTCACCGACGACGACGCCGGCCCGACGCGCATCGTCACCGAGGACGCCCTCGAGACCGAACTCGAGGAGATCCGCGTCGAAGTCAACGAGCTCGACGACCGACGGAACGAACTCGAGGACGAACTGCGCGCGACCGAGGAGCGGATCGACGCGGTCGAGCCGTTCGCCGACCTGGGCATCGACCTCGACTTGCTCTCGGGCTACGATAACCTGCAGGTCGCGGTCGGGCAGGCCGACCCCGAGGACGTCCGAGACGAACTCGCACAGTCCGAGTCCATCGAGTTCTTCGAAGTGTTCGCGGGCGACGACACCGTCGCCGCGTTCGCGCGTCCCCGAGACGACGACGAGGACGCACTCGACGACGCGCTCGTCGGCGTGGACTTCGCTCGGCTCGAGGTTCCGGACGCGGAGACGAGTCCGGAAGCGTACGTCGAGGAACTCGAACACGAGCGCCAGAAGCTCGAGTCGAAACTCGGCGGCATCGAGAACGAACTCGAGGATCTCCGACTGGAGCACGCGGGCTTCCTGCTCGCCGCCGAGGAGAAACTCGCGATCGACGTGCAGAAGACCGAGATTCCCCTCCAGTTCGCGACGACCGAACACGCGTTCGTCGCCGAGGGCTGGCTCCCCAGTGGGGAGTACAGCGCGTTCGTCGAGAGCGTGCAGAGCGCGGTCGGCGAGCACGCCGCGGTCGAGGAGCTCGAACAGGCGGCCTACGAGCCGGCCGGTCACGGCCACCACGCGCCCTCGGACGACGAGGCCGCGGAGGCCGCGGAAGACGACGGCGAAGGTCCGGCGGTCAGCGAGGCCGCGGCCGACGACGACACGGAGGCCCCGAAGGCCGAGACGGACGGCGGGACGAACGCCGAGTTCGACAGCGACGACAGCCCGCCCGTCATCCAGAACAACCCCGGGCCGGCGAAGCCCTTCGAGGCGCTGACCCAGGTCATCAACCGACCGAAGTACACGGAGATCGACCCGACTATCATTCTGTTCCTGACGTTCCCGCTGTTCTACGGGTTCATGATCGGGGACCTCGGGTACGGCATCCTGTACACCGCGCTCGGCTACTGGGTGTACTCGAGCTTCGAGAGCGAGACGCTCCGGTCCATCGGCGCGGTCGCCGTTTGGGCGGGCGTCTCGACCGCCATCTTCGGCGTGCTGTACGGCGAAGTGTTCGGTCTCCATCTCGTCACGGAGTACCTGTGGCAGGGCGTCGTCGGTCTCGAGCACGCGCCCATCAAGAAGGGGCTTCACTCCACTGAGTTCGCGAACCTGTGGCTGACACTCAGCCTCGTCGCGGGCGCACTCCACCTCGCGGTGGGGTACGTCTTCGGCATCATAAACGAGAGCCGCGCCCACGGCATCACGACCGCCATCACGGAGTCGGGCGCGAAGCTCATGCTGATGGCCGGCGTCACCGTCTGGCTGTTCAGCACGCACATCCAGAGCGGGGGCGGACCACGCCCGCCGTTCCTCTACGAAGTTGCGCAGTTCTCCCCCACGGTGGGGATGGCCGCCCTCGTCGTGGCGCTCGTCGGCCTCGTGCTCCTCACCATCGGTGAGGGTGCGGTCGGGTTCGTCGAGAGCCCGACGTACGCGCTCGTCCACACGGTGTCGTACACGCGGATCGCGGCAGTTCTGCTGGCGAAGGCCGGCATGGCGTACGTCGTGAATCTGCTCGTGTTCGGCGCGTACCACCACCACGGCGCGACGCACTTCGCGCTCGGAGGCCACTTCCCGCAGGCCGCGGAAGTGCTGTTCCCCGGCCTGCTCTGGCAGGGCCCAGTGGGTGTCATCGGCGGCATCCTCGTCCTGCTCCTCGGGCACGCGCTGGTGTTGGCACTCGGTGTCACATCGGCCGGCTTACAGGCTCTACGCCTCGAATACGTGGAATTCTTTAACAAGTTTTATGAAGGCGGTGGCGAGAAGTACAACCCGTTCGGCTACAAGCGAAACTACACCACTGAGGACTAA
- a CDS encoding electron transfer flavoprotein subunit alpha/FixB family protein, whose amino-acid sequence MTVLAVADHRRGELRDVSYELLTAGRELADAAGTDLHAAVISGDVDSLADSLNREGVDQVHAVPNGEEFNHDVYVQAIEALAADIDPEVLVLPNSVNGLDYAPAVASRLGYTYVSDAVDVDYDGGTLEVAREMYASKVETTVEADEGPFAVSVRGGEWPAAEGVGDADVSTFEVSIDEDAVRSTVRGFEEVGGGDVDISEANFLVSIGRGIEEEENLELIEALVEATGATLSSSRPIVDNGWLPKNRQVGQSGKQVTPDVYLAIGISGAVQHVAGMKGAETIIAVNTDPDAPIYDIADYGVVGDLFEVVPALIEAFGGEPPNV is encoded by the coding sequence ATGACCGTTCTGGCCGTCGCCGACCACCGACGCGGAGAACTCCGTGACGTGAGCTACGAACTCCTGACGGCGGGCCGCGAACTCGCGGACGCCGCGGGCACGGACCTCCACGCCGCGGTCATCTCGGGGGACGTGGACTCCCTGGCTGACTCCCTCAACCGCGAGGGCGTCGACCAGGTCCACGCCGTGCCGAACGGCGAGGAGTTCAACCACGACGTCTACGTGCAGGCCATCGAAGCACTCGCCGCGGACATCGACCCCGAGGTGCTCGTGCTCCCGAACAGCGTGAACGGCCTCGACTACGCGCCCGCTGTGGCGAGCCGGCTGGGCTACACGTACGTCTCGGACGCCGTCGACGTCGATTACGACGGCGGCACGCTCGAGGTCGCCCGCGAGATGTACGCCTCGAAGGTCGAGACCACCGTGGAGGCCGACGAGGGGCCGTTCGCGGTGTCCGTGCGCGGCGGCGAGTGGCCGGCCGCGGAGGGCGTCGGCGACGCCGACGTCTCGACGTTCGAAGTCTCCATCGACGAGGACGCCGTGCGGTCGACCGTGCGGGGCTTCGAGGAGGTCGGCGGCGGCGACGTCGACATCAGCGAGGCGAACTTCCTGGTGTCCATCGGGCGCGGCATCGAGGAGGAGGAGAACCTCGAACTTATCGAGGCGCTGGTGGAAGCGACCGGCGCGACGCTCTCCTCGTCCCGCCCCATCGTGGACAACGGCTGGCTGCCGAAGAACCGCCAGGTCGGCCAGTCCGGCAAGCAGGTGACGCCGGACGTCTACCTCGCCATCGGTATCTCCGGCGCGGTCCAGCACGTCGCTGGGATGAAGGGCGCCGAGACCATCATCGCGGTCAACACGGACCCGGACGCTCCCATCTACGACATCGCGGACTACGGCGTGGTCGGCGACCTCTTCGAGGTCGTGCCCGCGCTCATCGAAGCGTTCGGCGGCGAACCGCCGAACGTCTGA
- a CDS encoding acyl-CoA thioester hydrolase/BAAT C-terminal domain-containing protein codes for MSDDNQTRQVADASTLTIEAPETSQNDEPITVRVTGADPGESVELAATMTDVEGVEWFSQATFTAGEDGVVDLTEHAPDSGSYDGVEPMGWLWAMESDADAPFARFGDWDTVDVTLRAETPGAIADRTLTRVLFDDGIEAIPVDADGVVGTLYLPTDDGPHPSVIELHGSGGRRGDGTAKFLASNGYAALALTYFGDDDQVLPDELEHIPLSYADDAIDWLRDRPEVAAGHVGVVGASRGAEFALLLAAHCDWVGAVVSFAGSGVPWDTPSSAPAWTHNGDPVPHIEADEHPTVTDLDERDLAGNVPPVENATAPILLLSGQEDNTWNASRLSDVVVDRLDEHDFDHDYEHRTYDDCGHLIGRPYAPLTGINDIDHAHGTPQGTVRAGEDAWPAVLECLETGLSED; via the coding sequence ATGTCGGACGACAATCAAACACGACAGGTCGCGGACGCGAGCACGCTCACCATCGAAGCCCCGGAGACCAGCCAGAACGACGAACCGATCACCGTCCGCGTTACGGGCGCAGATCCCGGTGAATCCGTCGAACTCGCGGCCACGATGACGGACGTGGAGGGCGTCGAGTGGTTCTCACAAGCGACGTTCACCGCCGGCGAAGACGGCGTCGTCGACCTCACCGAGCATGCGCCCGACTCCGGAAGCTACGACGGCGTCGAACCGATGGGATGGCTGTGGGCGATGGAGAGCGACGCCGACGCGCCGTTCGCGCGCTTCGGTGACTGGGACACAGTCGACGTCACCCTCCGCGCCGAAACACCGGGCGCAATCGCCGACCGGACGCTCACGCGCGTCCTGTTCGACGACGGCATCGAAGCCATCCCCGTCGACGCAGACGGCGTCGTCGGCACGCTGTACCTCCCCACCGACGACGGCCCGCACCCCAGCGTCATCGAACTCCACGGCTCCGGCGGTCGTCGGGGCGACGGCACCGCGAAGTTCCTCGCCAGCAACGGGTACGCCGCGCTCGCGCTCACGTACTTCGGCGACGACGACCAGGTGCTCCCGGACGAACTCGAGCACATCCCGCTATCGTACGCCGACGACGCCATCGACTGGCTTCGCGACCGCCCCGAGGTTGCCGCCGGACACGTCGGCGTCGTCGGCGCCTCCCGTGGCGCGGAGTTCGCCCTGCTGCTCGCCGCGCACTGCGACTGGGTCGGCGCCGTCGTCTCGTTCGCCGGCAGCGGCGTTCCGTGGGACACCCCCAGCAGCGCGCCCGCGTGGACTCACAACGGCGACCCAGTCCCACATATCGAAGCGGACGAGCATCCCACCGTCACGGATCTCGACGAGCGCGACCTCGCGGGCAACGTCCCGCCGGTCGAGAACGCCACCGCCCCCATCCTGTTGCTCTCTGGTCAGGAGGACAACACCTGGAACGCCAGTCGGCTCTCCGACGTCGTCGTCGACCGTCTCGACGAACACGACTTCGACCACGACTACGAACACCGCACCTACGACGACTGCGGCCACCTCATCGGCCGGCCATACGCCCCGCTCACCGGCATCAACGACATCGACCACGCGCACGGAACGCCTCAGGGCACCGTCCGCGCCGGGGAGGACGCCTGGCCCGCAGTGCTGGAGTGTCTGGAAACCGGGCTCTCTGAGGACTGA
- a CDS encoding DUF7096 domain-containing protein, translating to MSRATPALAALLLVIAGVAPAAVATGTMSAPVQPADDPVVGVSENTSRVLLLTDADAAAFQDASPTVTKALAAGHASLSIEFKREQIDRKLSRVDSEAIEHAILENATDWAAARLAALQERERTARAAFASGDITAAEYVLTLGMIHAEAAKLAAFLDGSSDEGTLYSYARGYSDIRSEVSRISAQTALVRGPVRERVATVVRGDREAIRVHVTTGNGVMLSTIDGDQYVRETIRPGNADPELAEDFSNDIIQKFNTIYPWLDNSSFGPSIFFRGGYAYYYTTNHGHGRISVYMDATTNDVYAEYQWKTLAELPFEIGESTTEGNTTLNVSRTYAGGPLHVATQNRSGAPTDTRIYVNGTLVGSTGSDGELWTISPAGTYNVTAGQSPVSAEVNVTARPVP from the coding sequence ATGTCTCGCGCCACTCCCGCCCTCGCCGCCCTCCTCCTCGTCATCGCGGGCGTGGCGCCCGCTGCCGTCGCCACCGGGACGATGTCCGCGCCCGTTCAACCCGCGGACGACCCAGTCGTCGGCGTCTCCGAGAACACCTCCCGCGTGCTCCTCCTGACGGACGCCGACGCCGCGGCGTTCCAGGATGCGAGCCCCACCGTCACGAAGGCGCTCGCCGCCGGGCACGCGAGCCTCAGCATCGAGTTCAAGCGAGAACAGATAGACCGGAAGCTATCGAGAGTCGACAGCGAGGCAATCGAGCACGCAATCCTGGAGAACGCCACTGACTGGGCGGCCGCGCGTCTCGCCGCGCTCCAGGAGCGCGAGCGGACCGCCCGCGCCGCGTTCGCGTCCGGCGACATCACCGCCGCCGAGTACGTGCTCACGCTCGGCATGATACACGCCGAGGCCGCGAAACTGGCAGCGTTCCTGGACGGCTCGTCGGACGAGGGGACGCTGTACAGTTACGCGAGAGGCTACAGCGATATCCGCTCCGAGGTGAGTCGCATCAGCGCACAGACCGCGCTCGTCCGGGGACCGGTCCGGGAACGCGTCGCCACGGTCGTTCGCGGCGACCGCGAGGCGATTCGCGTCCACGTCACCACGGGCAACGGCGTGATGCTCTCGACCATCGACGGCGATCAGTACGTCCGCGAGACCATCCGTCCGGGCAACGCGGACCCCGAACTCGCGGAGGACTTCTCGAACGACATCATCCAGAAGTTCAACACCATCTACCCGTGGCTGGACAACAGTTCGTTCGGGCCGAGCATCTTCTTCCGCGGCGGCTACGCCTACTACTACACCACGAACCACGGCCACGGTCGCATCTCCGTGTACATGGACGCCACCACGAACGACGTCTACGCCGAGTACCAGTGGAAGACGCTGGCCGAACTCCCCTTCGAGATCGGCGAATCAACCACCGAAGGTAACACGACGCTCAACGTCTCCCGGACGTACGCCGGCGGCCCGCTGCACGTCGCTACCCAGAACCGGAGTGGCGCGCCGACGGACACCCGGATATACGTGAACGGCACGCTCGTCGGGTCGACGGGGTCGGATGGCGAACTGTGGACCATCAGCCCCGCCGGCACGTACAACGTCACGGCCGGCCAGAGTCCGGTGAGCGCCGAGGTGAACGTCACGGCGCGACCGGTGCCGTAA
- a CDS encoding F0F1 ATP synthase subunit C: protein MLDTLVQLGTILQEGAQATTAPAIPKEAAAALAVGLAALGSGYAERGIGSAAVGAIAEDQDLFGTGLILTVLPETLVILALVVVFVI from the coding sequence ATGCTCGACACACTCGTTCAACTCGGTACGATTCTCCAGGAAGGCGCACAGGCAACAACTGCACCGGCGATCCCCAAGGAGGCCGCAGCGGCGCTCGCCGTCGGCCTCGCAGCACTCGGTTCGGGGTACGCGGAACGCGGTATCGGTAGCGCGGCGGTCGGCGCCATCGCCGAGGACCAGGACCTCTTCGGTACGGGCCTCATTCTGACGGTCCTCCCGGAGACGCTCGTCATCCTCGCGCTGGTCGTCGTGTTCGTCATCTAA
- a CDS encoding V-type ATP synthase subunit E has product MSLETVVEDVRDEARERAKEIRADAEERADDLLEEAEADAEQTLEQAEADAEREIAQEREQKLSSAKLEAKQMRLEARRDALQRVREQVEERIAELDGDEREELTRELLDAAAAEFEDGSDVRVYARASDEGLVSDILDDYDGYEYAGEHDCLGGVVVESETSRVRVNNTFDSVLASVWENNLKEISARLFDEEQ; this is encoded by the coding sequence ATGAGTCTGGAAACAGTAGTTGAGGACGTTCGAGACGAAGCCCGCGAGCGCGCGAAGGAAATTCGCGCGGACGCCGAGGAGCGAGCGGACGACCTCCTCGAGGAGGCCGAGGCCGACGCCGAGCAGACGCTCGAGCAAGCGGAGGCCGACGCCGAACGCGAAATCGCACAGGAGCGCGAGCAGAAGCTCTCCAGTGCGAAACTCGAAGCCAAACAGATGCGCCTCGAAGCCCGCCGCGACGCCCTGCAGCGCGTCCGCGAGCAGGTCGAGGAACGCATCGCCGAACTCGACGGCGACGAGCGCGAGGAGCTCACCCGCGAACTCCTCGACGCCGCCGCGGCCGAGTTCGAGGACGGCAGCGACGTTCGCGTCTACGCTCGCGCCTCCGACGAAGGCCTCGTCTCCGACATCCTCGACGACTACGACGGCTACGAGTACGCCGGCGAGCACGACTGTCTCGGCGGCGTCGTTGTCGAGAGCGAGACGTCACGCGTCCGAGTGAACAACACGTTCGACTCGGTTCTCGCGAGCGTCTGGGAGAACAATCTGAAGGAGATCAGCGCCCGACTGTTCGACGAGGAGCAATGA
- the ahaH gene encoding ATP synthase archaeal subunit H: MARPEVLERIQSAESDADDIVAEAEEDREQRLSEARTRADEIRQEADEEATELKEQRLEDAREDIEAERERVLEEGETEREELEAQAADNEAEAVEFALERFTEAVHAQT, encoded by the coding sequence ATGGCAAGGCCAGAGGTTCTCGAACGGATACAATCGGCAGAATCGGACGCCGACGACATCGTGGCCGAGGCCGAGGAGGACCGCGAACAGCGGCTGTCCGAGGCCCGGACGCGAGCCGATGAGATCCGTCAGGAGGCGGACGAGGAAGCGACTGAACTGAAAGAACAACGACTCGAGGACGCCCGCGAGGACATCGAGGCCGAGCGCGAGCGCGTCCTCGAGGAAGGCGAAACAGAGCGCGAGGAACTCGAAGCGCAGGCCGCCGACAACGAGGCGGAAGCGGTCGAGTTCGCGCTCGAACGGTTCACGGAGGCGGTACATGCTCAGACCTGA
- a CDS encoding type IV pilin: protein MARASTTPVAVALLVAVTVVAAAGFATALPALPSDPEPHRAVSADATPDGAVALTLLSGPSVDVRNLDVRVTVDGRALRHQPPVPFFAAHGFRGGPTGPFNVAADPTWSVGETASFRVASTNHPVLRDGDTVKIRLLVRGQVVAVATDRA from the coding sequence GTGGCTCGTGCTTCAACGACGCCGGTAGCCGTCGCGCTCCTCGTCGCCGTCACGGTTGTCGCGGCGGCGGGGTTCGCCACCGCGCTGCCGGCGCTCCCGAGCGACCCCGAACCACATCGCGCCGTGTCGGCGGACGCGACGCCGGACGGAGCGGTCGCGCTCACACTGCTCTCCGGCCCCAGCGTCGACGTTCGGAACCTCGACGTGCGCGTCACCGTCGACGGGCGAGCGCTCCGCCACCAGCCACCAGTGCCGTTCTTCGCCGCGCACGGCTTCCGCGGCGGCCCGACCGGCCCGTTCAACGTCGCCGCCGACCCGACCTGGTCGGTCGGTGAAACCGCGAGCTTCCGGGTCGCCTCGACCAACCACCCCGTGCTCCGCGACGGCGACACCGTGAAAATCAGGCTGCTCGTCCGCGGGCAGGTCGTCGCGGTGGCCACTGACAGAGCCTGA
- a CDS encoding electron transfer flavoprotein subunit beta/FixA family protein, translating to MKVLVTVKEVATVEEDFEISGTEIEDTYLDYDLNEWDDYAVEAGVQLSEAGDDVEVVAVTVGPERAEETIRMALAKGADRAVRVWDDDLADAGLLDVGSKAELLAAVVEAEDPDIVLSGVQASDDNFGATGVALAETVGFEWAAVVNALDTEKVLEEGVASVHRELEGGVEELTDVELPAVLTIQTGINEPRYASLRGIRQAQSKEIDVQTLADLGLDASVADSDLELTAMYEPESESDAQYLEGDASEQAAALADVLREKGVVGE from the coding sequence ATGAAGGTTCTCGTCACTGTCAAGGAGGTGGCCACGGTCGAGGAGGACTTCGAGATCTCCGGCACGGAGATCGAGGACACCTACCTCGACTACGACCTGAACGAGTGGGACGACTACGCCGTCGAGGCGGGCGTCCAGCTTTCGGAGGCGGGCGACGACGTCGAGGTCGTCGCCGTGACCGTCGGCCCGGAGCGCGCCGAGGAGACCATCCGGATGGCGCTCGCGAAGGGCGCGGACCGCGCGGTCCGCGTCTGGGACGACGACCTCGCGGACGCCGGCCTGCTCGACGTCGGGTCGAAGGCCGAGTTGCTTGCGGCGGTCGTCGAGGCCGAGGACCCCGATATCGTGCTGTCGGGCGTACAGGCGAGCGACGACAACTTCGGCGCGACCGGCGTCGCGCTTGCCGAGACCGTCGGCTTCGAGTGGGCCGCTGTCGTGAACGCACTCGACACCGAGAAGGTGCTCGAGGAGGGCGTTGCCTCGGTTCACCGCGAACTGGAGGGCGGCGTCGAGGAGCTCACGGACGTCGAACTGCCGGCGGTGCTCACCATCCAGACGGGCATCAACGAGCCGCGGTACGCGAGCCTCCGGGGCATCCGGCAGGCCCAGTCCAAGGAGATCGACGTCCAGACGCTCGCGGACCTCGGCCTGGACGCGTCGGTCGCGGACAGCGACCTCGAACTCACGGCGATGTACGAACCGGAGAGCGAGAGCGACGCGCAGTATCTCGAGGGCGACGCGAGCGAGCAGGCCGCGGCGCTCGCTGACGTACTCCGCGAGAAGGGGGTGGTCGGCGAATGA
- a CDS encoding helix-turn-helix transcriptional regulator, whose translation MRQVALLVAVVCVLAAPVVAAADPTSGQAARTLDLQESPDQEGVDITIQLQPDGDARWNISARYALETANDSAAFARLAEQFKAGETNTGFSVGVFESVVSSVSDEVGRPMQIRATNPRTAKTIDHGNNSTGVLSIQFTWTNFSRVEGERFVVDSFTGTWFGDLEPGQTLTIQPPSGFEPEQVRPEATVVNGGYQWTGPQNFESGQPSVVFTDDGLQEQPFATSLLTLLGVGALALVVGGILVWAYQYSGDAGRSSTDDQLPNNSSSPNGGTTPEAAATAGSSDDSASGGGAAVDSELLSDEERVEQLLADNGGRMKQAKIVDETRWSNAKVSQLLSSMADDGRVEKLRIGRENLISLPGEGVNDEEHADE comes from the coding sequence ATGCGGCAGGTCGCCCTCCTGGTCGCCGTCGTCTGCGTGCTCGCAGCGCCGGTTGTCGCGGCCGCGGATCCGACGTCCGGGCAGGCGGCGCGAACGCTCGACCTCCAGGAGTCGCCGGACCAGGAGGGCGTCGACATCACGATACAACTCCAGCCCGACGGCGACGCCCGCTGGAACATCTCCGCGCGGTACGCACTCGAGACCGCGAACGACTCGGCGGCGTTCGCGAGACTCGCAGAGCAGTTCAAGGCGGGCGAGACGAACACCGGGTTCTCGGTCGGCGTCTTCGAGTCGGTGGTCTCGTCGGTGAGTGACGAGGTGGGACGGCCGATGCAGATCCGGGCGACCAACCCCCGGACGGCCAAGACCATCGACCACGGGAACAACTCGACGGGCGTGCTCTCCATCCAGTTCACGTGGACGAATTTCTCTCGCGTGGAGGGCGAGCGGTTCGTCGTGGACTCGTTCACGGGGACGTGGTTCGGGGACCTGGAGCCCGGCCAGACGCTCACGATACAGCCGCCGTCGGGGTTCGAACCGGAGCAAGTGCGGCCGGAGGCGACCGTGGTGAACGGCGGCTACCAGTGGACAGGTCCCCAGAACTTCGAGTCCGGGCAGCCGAGCGTCGTGTTCACTGACGACGGCCTCCAGGAACAGCCGTTCGCGACGTCGCTTCTGACGCTGCTCGGCGTCGGCGCGCTCGCGCTGGTGGTCGGCGGCATCCTCGTCTGGGCGTACCAGTACTCGGGCGACGCCGGTCGGAGTTCGACCGACGACCAACTGCCGAACAACTCCAGTTCGCCGAACGGCGGAACGACGCCCGAGGCGGCGGCCACTGCGGGGTCGAGTGACGACTCGGCGTCGGGGGGTGGGGCCGCCGTCGACAGCGAACTGTTGAGCGACGAGGAGCGCGTCGAGCAACTGCTCGCGGACAACGGCGGACGGATGAAGCAGGCGAAGATCGTCGATGAGACGCGGTGGTCGAACGCGAAGGTCTCTCAGTTGCTCTCCTCGATGGCCGACGACGGCCGCGTGGAGAAGCTCCGCATCGGGCGCGAGAACCTCATCTCGCTACCGGGCGAGGGCGTCAACGACGAGGAGCACGCGGACGAGTAG
- a CDS encoding methyltransferase domain-containing protein, with product MGVLENKARARTFYKYLSKVYDRVNPFVWNAEMRDEALEMLDVGRDDRVLDVGCGTGFGTEGLLEHTDDVYALDQSTHQLEQAWAKLGKHDPVAFHLGDAERLPFRDGSFDAVWSSGSIEYWPNPVVGLREIRRVLEPGATALVVGPDYPNSTLLQKLADAIMLFYDEEEADRMFEEAGFVDVEHRVMQAKPGSPKAIVTVARAPERSEGAD from the coding sequence ATGGGAGTCCTCGAGAACAAGGCGCGAGCGCGCACCTTCTACAAGTACCTCTCGAAGGTGTACGACCGCGTGAACCCGTTCGTGTGGAACGCGGAGATGCGCGACGAGGCCCTCGAGATGCTCGACGTGGGCCGCGACGACCGCGTGCTCGACGTCGGGTGTGGAACGGGCTTCGGGACGGAGGGACTGCTCGAGCACACCGACGACGTGTACGCGCTCGACCAGAGCACCCACCAACTCGAGCAGGCGTGGGCGAAACTCGGGAAGCACGACCCGGTCGCGTTCCACCTCGGGGACGCCGAACGCCTCCCGTTCCGCGACGGGAGTTTCGACGCGGTGTGGTCGTCGGGGTCCATCGAGTACTGGCCCAACCCGGTGGTCGGCCTGCGCGAGATCCGCCGGGTCCTGGAGCCGGGCGCCACGGCGCTCGTCGTCGGCCCGGACTACCCGAACTCGACGCTGCTGCAGAAGCTCGCGGACGCGATCATGCTGTTCTACGACGAGGAGGAGGCCGACCGGATGTTCGAGGAGGCGGGGTTCGTGGACGTCGAGCACCGCGTCATGCAGGCTAAGCCCGGGAGTCCGAAGGCCATCGTCACAGTTGCCCGTGCTCCCGAACGAAGTGAGGGAGCAGACTGA